CTCGCATCATCACAGGAGATGATGTGCGCATTGTGGTACTATCCGCCTTGTCGGGTACGACGAATGCATTGGTAGAAATCGCTGAATGCCTGTACAAGAAGGAAAAAGTGCAGGCCAGAGAAAAGATCGCTGTGCTTAAAAAGCATTACGAGGAATTCATCCAATCCCTTTACAGCGCTGAAGGTGCCATCCAAAAAGGCCGTCAGCTCATTGATGAACATTTCAAATACCTGCTTGCATTCACAGAAGATAGCTTTACACTTTTTGAGGAGCGCGCAGTGCTGGCTCAGGGTGAGTTGATGTCTACCGCGCTGTTTCATTACTACCTTGAAGAACAAAGCGTGGATTCGGCATTGCTCCCGGCCCTGGATTTTATGCGGATCGATGAAAATGAAGAGCCGGATATGCCTTACATTTCCGAACACCTGGCCAGGACCCTGGCCAAATACCCCGGAAAGAACTTATTTATCACCCAGGGATATATTTGTCGCGATGCTTTCGGAGAAATTGATAACCTGAAGCGTGGTGGAAGTGACTACACGGCTTCCCTGATCGGGGCTGCCGGTGATGCTGAGGAGATTCAGATATGGACGGATATCGACGGCATGCACAACAACGATCCGCGAATCGTAGAGGATACTTTCCCCATTGCCCAAATGTCATTTGAAGAGGCTGCCGAGCTGGCCTATTTCGGTGCGAAGATCCTGCACCCTTTGAGTGTTCGTCCGGCGAAAGACAAGAATATACCGGTGAAATTGCTCAATACCATGGATCCGGCAGCCAAAGGTACCACGATCAGTAATGAGACCGGAGCGGCTGCTATCAAAGCGGTTGCAGCAAAGGATGGTATCACGGCCATCAAGGTGAAATCAGGTCGTATGCTTTTGGCCTATGGTTTTCTGCGTAAGGTCTTTGAGGTGTTTGAACGCTATAAGACCCCGATTGATATGATCACCACCTCTGAGGTGGCCGTCTCCCTGACGATCGACAATACCAGGCACGTGAAAGAGATCGTGAAGGAACTGGAGTCATTCTCCTTTGTGGAAGTGGAAGAAGATAAAACGATT
This genomic interval from Flavobacteriales bacterium contains the following:
- a CDS encoding aspartate kinase, with the translated sequence MRVLKFGGTSVGKPERMHEVARIITGDDVRIVVLSALSGTTNALVEIAECLYKKEKVQAREKIAVLKKHYEEFIQSLYSAEGAIQKGRQLIDEHFKYLLAFTEDSFTLFEERAVLAQGELMSTALFHYYLEEQSVDSALLPALDFMRIDENEEPDMPYISEHLARTLAKYPGKNLFITQGYICRDAFGEIDNLKRGGSDYTASLIGAAGDAEEIQIWTDIDGMHNNDPRIVEDTFPIAQMSFEEAAELAYFGAKILHPLSVRPAKDKNIPVKLLNTMDPAAKGTTISNETGAAAIKAVAAKDGITAIKVKSGRMLLAYGFLRKVFEVFERYKTPIDMITTSEVAVSLTIDNTRHVKEIVKELESFSFVEVEEDKTIVCIVGDLIMDRTGVVRNVFNALEDVAVRMISYGGSKNNISILVNTSDKNKTLNALNVIFDDIRAEQV